In Rhinoraja longicauda isolate Sanriku21f chromosome 39, sRhiLon1.1, whole genome shotgun sequence, one DNA window encodes the following:
- the rpl10 gene encoding large ribosomal subunit protein uL16 produces MVSDEYEQLSSEALEAARICANKYMVKTCGKDGFHIRMRLHPFHVIRINKMLSCAGADRLQTGMRGAFGKPQGTVARVNIGQVIMSVRTKVPNKEYVIEALRRAKFKFPGRQKIHISKKWGFTKFNTEDFDEMVAQKRLVPDGCGVKYIPSRGPLNIWRALHTA; encoded by the exons ATGGTGTCGGACGAGTACGAACAGCTCTCCTCAGAAG CTCTAGAGGCGGCCCGGATCTGTGCCAACAAGTACATGGTGAAGACGTGCGGTAAAGATGGTTTCCACATCCGCATGCGTCTGCACCCCTTCCATGTCATCCGCATCAACAAGATGTTGTCCTGCGCCGGGGCCGACAG GCTCCAGACGGGGATGCGCGGTGCCTTCGGCAAGCCGCAGGGCACGGTGGCCCGGGTGAACATCGGCCAGGTTATCATGTCCGTCCGCACTAAGGTGCCGAACAAGGAGTACGTGATCGAGGCTCTCCGACGGGCCAAGTTCAAGTTCCCTGGCCGGCAGAAG ATCCACATCTCCAAGAAGTGGGGCTTCACCAAGTTCAACACGGAAGACTTTGACGAGATGGTGGCACAGAAGCGGCTAGTTCCAGACGGGTGTGGGGTGAAGTATATCCCCAGCCGGGGACCTCTCAACATCTGGCGGGCCCTGCACACCGCCTGA